In Kiritimatiellia bacterium, a single genomic region encodes these proteins:
- a CDS encoding glycosyltransferase family 4 protein, translated as MKVAVNTLFLIPGEVGGSETYLVETLRALTAADPAVQLILITNEENDTFLRQHFGGAASFSFLRLPLRASNRHARIVAEQTLLPAKLRAVRPDLLWSPGYTMPLWAPCPQVVSILDMQYRSHPEDLSTLARWTTHVLVTLAATRADRILAISNFSADEIKRYTRAPAERISVTPLGVDRIFFEPSGAAEVQAVQSRYLPANVPFLFTVGHSHPHKNLDFLVRAFSRIAGSVPHHLLIVGRERRGEAALQRAMAVAPAGRVHRVRAVARGELVALYQACAAFVFPSLYEGFGLPLLEAMAAGAPCLATGQGSTREVGGGAARYADGRDESRWAEAMMELVSLSTTDRERIRESARRRAGEFTWDRTARTTLEAFRAAARRGSPSKNSLS; from the coding sequence ATGAAGGTTGCAGTCAATACGCTCTTCCTCATTCCCGGCGAAGTGGGAGGATCGGAGACCTACCTCGTTGAAACGCTCCGCGCCCTTACGGCGGCTGACCCTGCGGTTCAGTTGATCCTCATAACAAATGAGGAAAACGACACGTTTTTACGGCAGCATTTCGGAGGCGCAGCAAGCTTTTCCTTTTTGAGATTACCCCTGCGCGCCTCCAACCGCCACGCCCGCATCGTGGCGGAGCAGACTCTCCTTCCCGCCAAGCTGAGAGCCGTCCGACCGGATCTGCTGTGGTCCCCCGGTTATACGATGCCCCTGTGGGCGCCGTGTCCGCAGGTCGTGTCCATTCTGGACATGCAGTATCGCAGCCACCCCGAGGACCTATCGACCCTTGCCCGTTGGACTACTCACGTGCTGGTTACCTTGGCCGCGACGCGGGCCGACCGCATTTTGGCCATCTCCAATTTTTCGGCGGATGAAATCAAGCGGTACACCCGAGCGCCAGCGGAACGGATTTCCGTGACGCCTCTTGGCGTAGACCGAATTTTTTTCGAGCCGTCGGGAGCCGCGGAAGTGCAGGCGGTGCAGAGCCGATATCTGCCGGCCAACGTGCCGTTTTTATTTACTGTCGGCCACAGCCACCCGCACAAAAACCTCGATTTTCTTGTCCGCGCGTTCAGCCGCATCGCCGGGTCAGTCCCGCATCACCTCCTGATTGTGGGCCGGGAACGACGCGGCGAGGCGGCTTTGCAGCGCGCCATGGCCGTGGCGCCAGCAGGACGTGTGCACCGAGTCCGCGCCGTCGCGCGCGGCGAGCTCGTGGCGCTTTACCAGGCTTGCGCCGCTTTCGTGTTTCCCTCCCTATACGAGGGGTTCGGACTGCCGTTGCTGGAGGCGATGGCCGCAGGGGCGCCGTGCCTTGCGACCGGTCAAGGTTCTACGAGAGAGGTCGGGGGGGGCGCCGCGCGCTACGCCGACGGGCGCGATGAATCGAGGTGGGCGGAGGCCATGATGGAACTTGTGAGCCTATCGACGACCGATCGGGAGCGGATTCGGGAATCGGCGCGCCGCCGAGCGGGCGAGTTCACCTGGGACCGGACCGCCCGAACGACGCTGGAGGCGTTTCGGGCCGCGGCTCGAAGGGGATCGCCCTCAAAAAACTCGCTTTCCTGA
- a CDS encoding glycosyltransferase — protein sequence MKISVITPNFNGARHLEECLRSVHAQRQSGVQVEHIVVDGGSTDGSLAVIEKYKDGIDHLIVEPDKGPADAINKGFRAASGDWVAWLNADDAYSPGALVRVAEAARKHHDAAFLFGRCRIVDEQGAEIRRGITRFKELFFPISSRFVFQCINYISQPASFFRRSAVEAAGPLRLDLKAAFDYEFLLRLWRVGAAARIPGPPLADFRWHAASISGQHFVRQFREEFEAARADAGRFAPQTAIHWFVRWGIVGCYTCMAAARRWAGGE from the coding sequence ATGAAGATCAGCGTCATCACCCCGAATTTCAACGGCGCGCGTCACCTTGAGGAATGTCTTCGCAGTGTACACGCCCAGCGCCAGAGCGGCGTTCAGGTCGAGCACATCGTCGTGGACGGAGGCAGTACCGATGGTTCGCTTGCTGTGATCGAGAAATACAAGGACGGCATCGACCACCTGATCGTCGAGCCAGACAAGGGCCCAGCGGACGCGATCAACAAAGGTTTTCGAGCAGCTAGTGGGGATTGGGTCGCCTGGCTGAACGCCGATGACGCGTATTCTCCAGGGGCTCTTGTCCGCGTAGCGGAGGCCGCGCGAAAACATCACGATGCCGCTTTTTTGTTCGGTCGTTGCCGAATCGTGGACGAGCAGGGCGCGGAAATCCGCCGGGGCATCACCCGGTTTAAGGAGCTGTTTTTTCCGATTTCGAGTCGCTTTGTGTTCCAGTGCATCAACTATATTTCCCAGCCCGCGTCCTTCTTTCGCCGATCCGCCGTCGAGGCGGCTGGCCCGCTCCGGTTGGACCTCAAAGCGGCATTCGATTACGAGTTCCTCCTTCGCCTTTGGCGTGTGGGCGCTGCAGCGCGGATCCCGGGGCCGCCGCTGGCAGATTTCCGCTGGCATGCGGCTTCGATAAGCGGTCAGCATTTCGTCCGCCAGTTTCGCGAGGAATTCGAAGCCGCTCGCGCGGATGCGGGACGTTTCGCGCCTCAAACCGCGATCCACTGGTTTGTGCGGTGGGGGATCGTGGGCTGCTATACCTGCATGGCCGCCGCGCGGCGATGGGCGGGCGGAGAATGA
- a CDS encoding GDP-L-fucose synthase translates to MTKNFWSNKRVLVTGGSGFLGHHVIEAIRARGATDIAAPRSRDYDLRKPEAVRACLRDIRPHIVIHLAAVVGGIGANRAHPGKFFYDNAAMGIHLIEESRLAGVEKMTNIGTICAYPKFTPVPFKETDLWNGYPEETNAPYGLAKKMMLVQGQAYRQEYGFNSIFLLPVNLYGPRDNFDPESSHVIPALIRKAIEARETAARTMTCWGTGRATREFLYVEDCARAIALATERYDGPEPVNIGSGMEISIRELSEKIARMCGFEGELVWDTSKPDGQPRRCLDTTRAWELFGFRAEVPFDEGLRRTIDWYLEHRHSPLASARKG, encoded by the coding sequence ATGACAAAGAACTTTTGGAGCAACAAGCGTGTGTTGGTGACCGGAGGGTCCGGCTTTCTCGGCCATCACGTGATTGAGGCGATCCGCGCCCGCGGCGCCACCGACATCGCCGCGCCCCGCAGCCGGGATTATGACCTTCGGAAGCCAGAAGCGGTGCGGGCCTGTTTACGCGACATCCGACCGCACATCGTAATCCATCTGGCGGCGGTGGTCGGCGGAATCGGCGCCAATCGCGCCCACCCGGGCAAATTCTTCTACGACAATGCGGCAATGGGCATTCATCTCATCGAAGAGTCGCGACTGGCGGGTGTCGAAAAAATGACCAACATCGGCACCATTTGCGCGTACCCCAAGTTTACGCCCGTGCCCTTCAAGGAAACGGACCTCTGGAACGGCTATCCGGAAGAGACGAATGCGCCCTACGGCCTTGCGAAGAAGATGATGCTCGTCCAAGGGCAGGCGTACCGTCAGGAGTACGGCTTCAATTCGATCTTCCTGCTGCCGGTCAACCTGTACGGTCCGCGAGACAATTTTGACCCGGAAAGCTCCCACGTCATCCCGGCGCTCATTCGAAAGGCAATTGAAGCGCGCGAAACCGCCGCTCGGACGATGACTTGCTGGGGCACCGGGCGAGCCACGCGGGAATTTCTTTATGTTGAGGATTGCGCTCGAGCGATTGCACTGGCGACGGAGCGGTACGACGGACCTGAGCCCGTCAATATTGGCAGCGGGATGGAAATCAGTATCCGCGAGCTCTCGGAGAAAATCGCGCGAATGTGCGGATTTGAGGGGGAGCTGGTCTGGGATACGAGCAAGCCCGACGGCCAGCCTCGGCGCTGCCTCGATACGACACGGGCCTGGGAACTGTTTGGATTCCGCGCCGAAGTGCCGTTCGACGAGGGACTGCGCCGAACCATCGACTGGTATCTCGAACACCGCCATTCTCCACTGGCGAGCGCCCGAAAAGGCTAA
- the ftsW gene encoding putative lipid II flippase FtsW, giving the protein MWRTTTILVASVLALTAIGLVMLASTSSVHGLARFDDPHYFVRRQAVALLIGVVAALVASRVSAAAWKQMALPAAIAAFVLLVLVLVPGIGISVKGSRRWLSLGFTTIQPSELAKISLVMLLAWWMSRVRRRAGEWVPGLAIPCFLMGALILPVLAEPDFGTSILMGLVGFAVLWAGGTRFRHLLLAGAAAAGALTVLIMQNEVRYRRIIAFRDPEAYAEREAFQLLNAIYAFVMGGGGGVGLGNSLQKRYYLPEAHNDFIFAIIGEELGLAASLGVVALFAVFFFTGLRIAARAPDLFSRLFALGLTCMIAFQAAINIGVVTGSLPTKGIPLPFISYGGTSLVVSLTMVGMLVSVARHAGDADPTLTAVKDRVRRL; this is encoded by the coding sequence ATGTGGAGAACGACGACCATACTCGTCGCGTCGGTGCTGGCGCTCACCGCGATCGGGCTGGTGATGCTTGCGAGCACGAGTTCCGTTCATGGCTTGGCGCGTTTTGACGACCCTCATTATTTCGTCAGGCGTCAGGCAGTCGCGCTGTTGATCGGCGTGGTTGCCGCGCTCGTGGCATCGCGCGTTTCGGCGGCCGCCTGGAAGCAAATGGCCCTGCCCGCGGCTATCGCGGCATTCGTCTTGTTGGTGCTGGTGCTGGTCCCAGGCATCGGAATATCCGTCAAGGGGAGTCGCCGCTGGCTTTCCCTTGGCTTTACCACGATTCAGCCTTCTGAATTGGCCAAAATTTCGCTGGTGATGCTGCTGGCCTGGTGGATGAGCCGGGTGAGGAGACGTGCGGGGGAGTGGGTGCCGGGGCTCGCCATACCGTGTTTCCTCATGGGGGCCTTGATCCTTCCCGTCCTGGCCGAGCCAGATTTCGGCACGTCGATCCTGATGGGGCTGGTTGGGTTTGCCGTTCTCTGGGCGGGTGGAACCCGATTCCGGCATCTGTTGCTTGCCGGTGCGGCGGCTGCCGGCGCGCTCACGGTCCTGATCATGCAAAATGAGGTCCGCTATCGCCGGATCATCGCCTTCCGGGATCCCGAGGCGTATGCGGAGCGCGAGGCGTTCCAGTTGCTCAACGCGATCTATGCGTTTGTGATGGGCGGGGGCGGTGGCGTGGGTCTTGGGAACAGCCTCCAGAAGCGGTATTACCTGCCCGAGGCGCACAACGATTTCATCTTCGCGATCATCGGGGAGGAGCTCGGTCTGGCGGCTTCGCTCGGTGTCGTTGCGCTCTTCGCCGTATTCTTCTTCACTGGCCTGCGGATTGCTGCGCGGGCGCCAGATCTCTTTAGCCGTCTGTTCGCGCTGGGATTGACGTGCATGATCGCCTTCCAGGCCGCTATCAACATCGGCGTGGTGACGGGCAGTTTGCCCACCAAGGGCATCCCATTGCCCTTCATCAGCTACGGCGGGACCAGTCTAGTCGTATCGCTGACGATGGTAGGCATGCTGGTAAGCGTCGCCCGCCATGCGGGGGACGCCGATCCCACGTTGACGGCCGTCAAGGATCGCGTCCGACGCCTTTAG